From Dissulfurirhabdus thermomarina, a single genomic window includes:
- a CDS encoding PHP-associated domain-containing protein: MTALLKADFHLHTAEDPEDLVRYTAEDLIDMARAAGYGVLAITNHNRVTWNERLAAYARDRGIVLIPGMEATIEGRHVLLYNVDPAEVDRSSLEALVRLRREETLVIAPHPFYPSPCALRGRFRANVHLFDAVEYCHFRGRGVDFNRPAQALAARYGLPMVGTSDAHQRVQFHTTYTLVEAEPDAASVIRAVKAGRVRVVSRPLPLATLARIWLRMTWRNKVVRRLSRPRA; the protein is encoded by the coding sequence GTGACGGCCCTGCTCAAGGCCGACTTTCACCTCCACACCGCGGAGGACCCGGAGGACCTCGTCCGCTACACGGCCGAGGACCTCATCGACATGGCACGGGCGGCGGGCTACGGCGTGCTCGCCATCACCAACCACAACCGGGTCACCTGGAACGAGCGCCTGGCCGCCTACGCCCGGGACCGGGGCATCGTGCTGATCCCCGGCATGGAGGCCACCATCGAGGGGCGCCACGTCCTTCTCTACAACGTGGACCCCGCCGAGGTGGACCGATCCAGCCTCGAGGCCCTGGTGCGGCTGCGGCGGGAGGAGACCCTGGTCATCGCCCCGCACCCCTTCTACCCGAGCCCCTGTGCCCTCCGCGGGCGCTTCCGGGCCAACGTGCACCTCTTCGACGCGGTGGAGTACTGCCATTTCCGGGGGCGGGGCGTGGATTTCAACCGGCCGGCCCAGGCGCTGGCCGCCCGGTACGGCCTGCCCATGGTGGGGACCTCCGACGCGCACCAGCGGGTCCAGTTCCACACCACGTACACCCTGGTGGAGGCCGAGCCGGACGCGGCCTCCGTCATCCGGGCGGTGAAGGCCGGCCGCGTCCGGGTGGTGAGCCGGCCGCTCCCGCTGGCCACCCTGGCCCGGATCTGGCTCCGCATGACCTGGCGGAACAAGGTGGTCCGCCGCTTGTCCCGGCCCCGGGCTTGA
- a CDS encoding CDP-archaeol synthase — translation MTSGFQELLSRDAALLAVLGAANFLPILGRALLGERLGAPVDLGRRFRDGRPVFGDHKTWRGLALAVAGGAAVGGLTPFGRGGGALLAALSMAGDLAASFAKRRMGLEGGHPVPLLDHTLESLVPLLFVRRGAGLGWIETAVLVGAFAGAARLFSPVLHRLRLRRRPA, via the coding sequence GTGACCTCCGGGTTCCAGGAACTCCTCTCCCGGGACGCCGCCCTGCTGGCCGTCCTCGGGGCGGCGAACTTCCTCCCCATCCTGGGCCGGGCGCTCCTGGGGGAGCGCCTCGGGGCGCCGGTGGACCTCGGACGCCGCTTCCGGGACGGCCGGCCCGTCTTCGGGGACCACAAGACCTGGCGGGGGCTGGCGCTGGCGGTGGCGGGCGGCGCGGCCGTCGGCGGACTGACGCCCTTCGGCCGGGGCGGCGGCGCCCTCCTGGCGGCCCTTTCCATGGCGGGCGACCTCGCGGCCAGCTTCGCCAAGCGCCGGATGGGGCTCGAGGGCGGCCACCCCGTCCCGCTCCTCGACCACACCCTGGAGTCCCTGGTCCCGCTCCTCTTCGTCCGCCGGGGCGCCGGGCTCGGGTGGATCGAGACCGCGGTGCTGGTGGGGGCCTTCGCCGGGGCGGCGCGTCTCTTCTCCCCCGTCCTCCACCGGCTGCGCCTCAGGCGGAGACCGGCGTGA